A window of the Ogataea parapolymorpha DL-1 chromosome V, whole genome shotgun sequence genome harbors these coding sequences:
- a CDS encoding Monomeric glyoxalase I, with the protein MFTNHTCLHVSNLAKSVGWYTNTFAMKAIKQLETAKYTSVFVAFDSNGHPHAGKPLAQRDGVVELRELKNSNAKVYDGNSEPYKGFGHLCVSVNNIAKAQEDFLAKGVNFKKRLEDGRQKNIAFILDPDGYWVELIENALDEATTVNPVAYRMNHSMIRVKDPKVSLKFYRDLLGMKLFSTRDFPEAQFTLYFLGFEDDSYVENKEQPKPQAARQSIIELTHNYGTESDDSFAGYYVFDKDTDKVVGFDHIAVSYKDVKSVIDKIGDNAKWITKFGENPDLKETALLTDPDGYKIQLQSFDALS; encoded by the coding sequence ATGTTCACTAACCACACCTGTTTGCACGTTTCAAATTTGGCCAAGTCTGTTGGTTGGTACACCAACACATTTGCCATGAAGGCAATCAAGCAATTGGAGACTGCAAAGTATACTTCTGTCTTTGTTGCGTTCGATAGCAATGGCCACCCACATGCGGGCAAACCACTGGCCCAGAGAGACGGAGTAGTCGAGCTGCGCGAGCTTAAGAACTCCAATGCCAAGGTTTACGATGGAAACTCGGAACCATATAAAGGATTCGGCCATCTTTGTGTCTCGGTCAACAATATTGCCAAGGCCCAGGAAGATTTCCTTGCTAAGGGAGTGAACTTCAAAAAAAGGCTCGAAGATGGAAGACAAAAGAACATTGCTTTCATTTTGGACCCGGATGGATACTGGGTTGAGTTAATTGAAAACgctctggacgaggccaccACCGTCAACCCAGTTGCTTACAGAATGAACCATTCCATGATCAGAGTCAAGGACCCTAAGGTGTCTCTCAAATTTTACCGTGACCTGCTAGGAATGAAGCTTTTCAGCACCAGAGACTTCCCCGAAGCTCAATTCACCTTGTATTTCCTTGGCTTCGAGGACGACTCGTATGTTGAGAACAAGGAGCAACCAAAGCCACAAGCTGCAAGACAGTCCATTATCGAACTCACTCACAACTATGGAACCGAATCCGACGACTCGTTTGCCGGCTACTATGTCTTTGACAAGGACACTGACAAGGTGGTTGGCTTTGATCACATTGCCGTCTCGTACAAGGATGTTAAATCTGTCATTGACAAAATTGGTGACAACGCTAAATGGATCACAAAGTTTGGCGAAAATCCAGACTTGAAGGAGACTGCTCTGTTGACAGACCCAGACGGATACAAGATCCAGTTACAATCCTTCGACGCGTTGTCGTAA
- a CDS encoding ATPase GET3, whose amino-acid sequence MSDFEVEPSLKDIVTHESLKWIFVGGKGGVGKTTTSSSIAIQLALHNPAKNYLLISTDPAHNLSDAFDQKFGKDARVVDGISNLSCMEIDPSSSLEEFIANNGSGMDQNDPLNGMMSEVTGSIPGIDEAFSFMEVLKHIKNQKNEDSSVIKYDTIVFDTAPTGHTLRFLQLPSTLEKLLGKFNEISGRLGPLLNMMGGDQKTEMFNKLAEIKTQVTEVNKQFQDPDLTTFVCVCISEFLSLYETERLIQDLTKYHMDVNSIVVNQLLFADDDQCKRCQSRWKMQRKYLDQMDELYEDYHLVKMPLLGNEIRGVHNLKLFSKFLIEPYDPKAHKDVVFSLEER is encoded by the coding sequence ATGTCTGATTTCGAAGTCGAACCAAGCCTTAAAGATATAGTGACCCACGAAAGTCTGAAATGGATTTTCGTCGGTGGAAAGGGAGGTGTCGGTAAAACGACGACATCCTCGTCCATTGCCATCCAACTTGCCCTCCATAATCCAGCCAAGAACTACCTGCTTATTTCGACCGATCCTGCCCACAACTTGTCTGACGCGTTCGATCAAAAGTTTGGCAAGGACGCCAGAGTTGTGGATGGTATCTCTAATCTGTCGTGCATGGAGATCGATCCGTCTTCATCATTGGAGGAATTCATTGCCAACAACGGTTCTGGTATGGACCAGAACGATCCACTGAATGGCATGATGAGCGAAGTCACAGGCTCTATTCCAGGTATTGACGAGGCGTTCTCATTCATGGAGGTCCTGAAGCATATCAAGAATCAGAAAAACGAAGATTCGTCGGTGATCAAGTACGACACTATTGTTTTTGATACTGCTCCTACTGGACACACGTTGAGGTTCCTGCAACTGCCATCCACATTGGAAAAATTACTGGGTAAATTTAACGAAATCAGTGGGAGATTAGGACCGCTACTCAACATGATGGGTGGAGACCAAAAGACTGAAATGTTCAACAAGCTAGCCGAGATCAAGACGCAGGTGACTGAGGTGAACAAGCAATTCCAGGATCCTGACCTCACTACATTTGTCTGTGTGTGTATCTCGGAGTTTTTGTCGCTATATGAGACTGAAAGACTCATTCAAGATTTGACCAAATACCATATGGACGTCAACTCGATTGTGGTGAACCAGTTGTTGTTCGCAGATGACGATCAATGCAAGCGTTGTCAGTCCAGATGGAAGATGCAACGCAAGTACCTCGACcagatggacgagctcTATGAGGACTACCATCTTGTCAAGATGCCTCTACTGGGTAATGAGATCCGTGGTGTTCATAACTTGAAGCTGTTTTCCAAGTTTCTAATTGAACCATACGATCCTAAGGCCCACAAGGATGTTGTTTTTTCGTTGGAAGAGAGATAG
- a CDS encoding peptide methionine sulfoxide reductase msrB, producing the protein MFRRAIRTLSNMPKIQKSEQEWRAILDPEQFAVLRQKGTERPYVGKYTDFKGKGIYHCAGCNAPLYESSTKFDSHCGWPAFYQALPGALITEEDNSHGMKRIEIMCASCGGHLGHIFKGEGYNTPTDERHCVNSISLKFNPKDDNK; encoded by the coding sequence ATGTTCAGAAGAGCAATTAGGACTTTATCCAACATGCCAAAAATACAGAAGTCTGAACAGGAATGGCGCGCAATTCTTGACCCTGAGCAGTTTGCTGTTCTGCGCCAGAAGGGAACAGAGAGACCATACGTGGGCAAGTACACAGACTTCAAGGGCAAAGGTATCTACCATTGTGCAGGTTGCAATGCGCCACTGTACGAATCAAGCACCAAATTCGACAGTCATTGTGGATGGCCGGCATTTTATCAGGCTCTTCCAGGCGCGCTAATCACGGAGGAGGACAATTCCCACGGCATGAAGAGAATCGAGATCATGTGCGCTTCCTGCGGTGGCCACCTAGGACATATATTCAAAGGAGAAGGTTACAACACTCCCACGGACGAAAGACATTGTGTTAATTCCATTAGTTTGAAGTTCAACCCTAAGGACGATAATAAATAA
- a CDS encoding DNA repair/transcription protein MET18/MMS19 gives MSFQTPVNQFMVADNTETAGCQEAVRTICELIESNQVTLLEFIRGLGTHLTDDSNVIRTRAITLLSSILGNLNRKKMYAKDVQVLLDFYLSKLDDEPCLREVLKGLSSLVLMSQFDPNLIPHLLGFLVEKYSPLGKLASVRYFGFEVLDSVLSAHLEAAKQYNDEIIKTYLHVSKNEKDPKNLLLSFKLSALIAQNFDISKFSEDMFDAVFCYFPISFRAPANDPYKITGDQLKQTLRNCLSASDLYAKDAFPNLLEKLSATSPTVKLDVLMTLNQCVEKYSTATVEEYWITLWNSLKYEILHNELASVETLTQLFTYYENSENEDERIIPAVLKIFQSLSKKLQNVNEDLNIKDYLYVIMDELAKNIKNHDDNKSKQSTVILAAICAANINVYNLLIPQVMPLLLVSDDLTIKTQRQILTNVSFMIDSYYILFNEKEESIRPNNPMYEFKDDLLMLFNKALLSTSKVEVSLRCLAVKLVAKVVSLNFFLADQEAQLITQLVTDVLLEDDNSVTEKQILQCFKSLSVSYPSAVLEITVPKLFSFLPDDDTDLDLLNTKSRVLDILISISESKLVIDSVMLRLVGKIEILIKSASQSYVRSVFLTLCKIADKLNAKDSTNDNMRRLVPRLFYVVLDTDKTNHDEVVLEYTGRVAKKILLQTDTSQHEEILRDAIDFFINGKPTPLVAKHLSKPLDIINGNQLPFIIFTKIISAVDKNVKFSMETSSFLNLLFKANQSTVQFSRLPVVQCISLVVNKWVDDSEYLAAILEDFKKALSDSSIPLKERANTLEVLIWVGKALIMKQHACAQAYEEYLLSLFDSEELHVFTPKILEILVADVECYQQFKKTGPFNRSIVFNVNVRLLYKQKLFNTVLPLLVSKFESSKNQTYLLALSLMLKYVDKSIIIPHVETLLPLVLRSLSTDSNVIVTASLSILTIAVNESDELVSRHLSTVIPNLLEIVNTHKNETVKRNALECLLSLTKFDLHLLVPYKQDIITRLAKVLDDPKRSIRRLACDCRQAYYELGVPRQ, from the coding sequence ATGTCTTTCCAAACACCCGTCAACCAGTTCATGGTTGCAGACAATACCGAAACGGCAGGTTGTCAGGAGGCAGTGAGGACTATATGTGAGCTCATAGAGAGCAATCAAGTCACCCTTCTAGAGTTCATTCGTGGTCTAGGTACACATCTCACGGATGATTCCAACGTTATTAGGACCAGAGCGATCACCCTTCTCAGCTCTATTCTGGGCAACCtaaacagaaaaaagatGTATGCCAAAGATGTCcaggtgctgctggattttTATTTGTCGAAGCTCGATGACGAGCCTTGCTTGAGAGAAGTGCTCAAGGGTCTGAGCTCGCTTGTTTTGATGAGCCAATTTGATCCTAACTTAATTCCTCACCTGCTAGGCTTCCTCGTGGAAAAATACTCCCCATTGGGCAAGTTGGCTAGCGTAAGGTActttggatttgaggtTCTGGACTCTGTGCTATCTGCCCATTTGGAAGCAGCAAAACAATACAACGATGAAATTATTAAAACATATTTGCACGTTTCCAAGAATGAAAAGGACCCCAAAaatctgctgctgtcgtTTAAGCTGTCAGCGCTGATAGCACAGAACTTCGACATCAGTAAGTTTTCTGAGGATATGTTTGATGCGGTGTTTTGCTATTTCCCTATCTCTTTCAGGGCCCCAGCGAACGACCCGTATAAAATCACGGGAGACCAGCTTAAACAGACACTCCGTAACTGTCTTAGCGCCAGCGACCTCTATGCCAAAGACGCTTTTCCCAATCTTCTTGAGAAACTATCGGCTACCTCTCCAACGGTCAAACTCGACGTTCTTATGACGCTTAATCAATGTGTCGAGAAATactcaacagcaacagtgGAAGAATACTGGATCACATTGTGGAATTCCCTCAAGTACGAAATTTTGCATAACGAGCTTGCTTCTGTTGAGACACTGACGCAGTTGTTTACGTACTATGAGAAttcagaaaatgaagacGAACGGATCATTCCTGCAGTCTTGAAGATCTTCCAATCGTTAAGCAAGAAATTGCAGAACGTGAACGAGGATCTTAACATCAAGGACTATCTTTATGTGATaatggacgagctggcgaAGAATATTAAGAATCACGATGATAATAAGTCAAAGCAGTCGACGGTAATTTTAGCTGCTATATGTGCGGCTAATATCAATGTCTACAATCTGCTTATTCCCCAAGTAATGCCCCTTCTACTGGTATCGGATGATTTAACAATCAAAACCCAAAGACAAATTTTGACGAACGTCTCTTTCATGATTGACAGCTATTATATTCTCTTCAacgagaaagaagaatcTATTCGCCCCAACAATCCAATGTATGAGTTTAAAGATGACCTTCTGATGCTATTTAACAAAGCTTTACTGTCGACATCGAAGGTTGAGGTGTCACTCAGATGTTTAGCCGTGAAACTTGTGGCCAAGGTCGTCTCACTGAATTTCTTCCTAGCTGATCAGGAAGCCCAATTGATTACTCAACTAGTGACAGATGTCCTCCTAGAAGATGACAACAGCGTGACAGAAAAGCAAATACTTCAGTGTTTCAAGTCGCTATCTGTAAGCTACCCATCTGCTGTGCTTGAAATAACTGTTCCAAAGTTATTTTCTTTCCTTCCAGACGACGACACGGATCTAGATCTATTAAACACCAAGTCTCGTGTGCTTGATATTCTCATTTCCATTTCGGAGTCCAAGCTGGTTATTGACTCTGTTATGTTGCGGCTAGTTGGAAAGATCGAAATTTTGATAAAGTCAGCGTCCCAAAGTTATGTCCGATCAGTGTTTTTGACTTTATGCAAAATTGCTGATAAATTAAATGCCAAGGATTCCACGAACGACAACATGAGACGACTAGTCCCACGGCTGTTTTATGTCGTTCTTGATACTGACAAAACTAATCACGATGAAGTGGTTCTGGAATATACAGGACGTGTTGCTAAAAAGATATTGCTGCAAACAGACACCTCTCAGCACGAGGAAATCTTGCGCGACGCaattgatttttttattaaCGGCAAACCTACACCTCTTGTTGCCAAGCACTTATCGAAACCGTTGGATATCATTAACGGAAACCAGCTGCCTTTCATTATTTTCACAAAAATTATTTCGGCAGTCGATAAAAATGTGAAGTTTTCTATGGAAACCTCGTCTTTCCTCAATCTCCTGTTCAAAGCAAACCAGTCGACGGTGCAGTTCTCAAGACTTCCAGTGGTGCAGTGCATCTCGCTGGTTGTCAATAAATGGGTTGACGACTCTGAATACCTGGCTGCAATCCTGGAAGACTTTAAGAAAGCCTTGAGTGACTCTTCCATACCCCTCAAGGAACGAGCCAACACTTTGGAGGTACTCATCTGGGTTGGAAAAGCTTTGATTATGAAACAACACGCATGCGCTCAAGCATACGAAGAGTACCTTCTCTCTTTATTTGACAGTGAAGAGCTTCACGTGTTTACCCCCAAAATTCTCGAAATACTGGTTGCAGATGTAGAATGCTACCAGCAGTTTAAGAAAACTGGTCCTTTCAATAGATCAATTGTTTTCAATGTGAATGTGCGCTTGCTCTacaaacagaaactgttTAATACAGTGCTGCCCTTGCTGGTGTCCAAATTTGAGTCCTCAAAGAACCAGACGTATTTATTAGCATTATCACTCATGCTTAAGTATGTCGACAAGTCGATTATTATTCCGCATGTTGAAACCCTACTGCCACTTGTTTTGAGGTCGCTGAGCACCGATTCCAACGTCATTGTCACTGCATCGTTATCCATCCTAACCATAGCAGTCAATGAATCAGACGAATTGGTTTCCCGTCACTTATCGACTGTCATACCAAATTTACTGGAAATTGTCAACACGCACAAGAATGAAACGGTGAAACGAAACGCACTGGAATGCTTGCTTTCACTGACAAAGTTTGATTTGCATTTATTAGTTCCCTATAAACAGGATATCATCACGCGACTTGCCAAAGTCCTGGATGACCCTAAGCGATCAATTCGCCGACTGGCCTGCGATTGTAGACAGGCATATTATGAGCTGGGGGtgcctcgtcaatga
- a CDS encoding WD repeat-containing protein JIP5: MVKSVPVPLVDLDFGTDPLFSFSAHPSENALVVGSGTGQVKLLRYDVEKLENHIFHSADKECAQIDVRAKELQGSDCVTMGWRTKRHQGSCRSIIFDPKGEYVYSAGLDKQIKKAKAETGVVVAKSEILASNITKILTVPNKDFLIVGTEDGDVLCLDSNTLKQTYQIKKVHEDAVNSINHYVPKSDYQFVTTGSTTLSHIDIRKEQPLHQSEDQEDELLCSSWLDPTNPNTMLCGMGEGVVTVWRPEMNDFADQISRVRISKEPVESLISALDSEGDHFWAGSFDGTVSRVNIRSGKVVEKRVHSETDEVSFLDLDHEYRLISAGMDRLTIWKEAGDVESSSDEEDEKDFDESAKSEDLSSEEEEEWTGFGDDEGSGNEPDVSSASFEEEIDSDSDSASENSDSNDDRPVVPLIEIKEKLLAQLEDSDEEPPKKRKKHVKKETKKQKAHTQEHGIRKFDGL; this comes from the coding sequence ATGGTAAAATCAGTTCCAGTTCCCTTGGTAGACCTCGACTTTGGTACCGATCCCCTTTTCAGCTTTAGTGCACATCCAAGCGAAAATGCTCTTGTCGTTGGTTCGGGCACTGGACAGGTCAAGTTGCTGAGATATGACGTTGAAAAGTTGGAAAATCATATATTTCACTCTGCAGACAAAGAGTGCGCCCAGATCGATGTCAGAGCCAAGGAGCTTCAAGGTTCGGACTGCGTCACTATGGGATGGCGCACAAAGCGACACCAGGGTAGTTGCAGATCCATTATATTCGACCCAAAGGGTGAGTATGTGTACTCCGCTGGTCTCGACAAGCAGATAAAAAAAGCcaaagcagaaacaggcgTGGTGGTCGCAAAATCAGAAATCCTTGCTTCCAACATCACCAAGATCTTAACTGTTCCTAACAAAGATTTTCTGATAGTGGGAACGGAGGATGGTGATGTTCTCTGTCTTGACTCCAACACCCTGAAGCAAACATACCAAATAAAAAAAGTCCACGAGGATGCAGTCAATTCTATAAACCATTACGTGCCAAAATCTGATTATCAGTTTGTCACCACTGGGTCCACGACTCTCTCGCATATAGACATCAGGAAGGAACAACCTCTGCACCAAAGtgaagaccaagaagacGAGCTCTTATGTTCTTCATGGTTGGATCCTACCAACCCCAATACCATGCTCTGTGGAATGGGAGAAGGTGTGGTCACTGTGTGGAGGCCTGAAATGAACGATTTTGCGGACCAAATCTCCAGAGTCCGCATCAGCAAGGAGCCTGTGGAGTCTCTTATTTCTGCACTGGATAGCGAGGGCGATCATTTTTGGGCGGGTTCATTTGACGGAACCGTCTCGAGGGTTAACATCAGATCGGGAAAGGTggttgaaaaaagagtgCATAGCGAGACTGACGAGGTGTCATTTTTGGACCTTGATCATGAGTACAGATTGATAAGTGCGGGGATGGATAGATTAACTATATGGAAGGAAGCTGGGGATGTCGAGTCtagcagcgacgaggaggatgagAAAGATTTTGACGAGTCTGCTAAAAGTGAAGACCTCAGTtcagaggaggaggaggaatGGACAGGTTTTGGTGATGACGAAGGGTCTGGCAACGAGCCTGACGTTTCGTCTGCGTCgtttgaagaagaaattgacTCAGATTCAGATTCAGCTTCAGAAAATTCTGATTCTAACGATGACAGGCCCGTTGTGCCTTTGAtcgaaatcaaagaaaagctTCTTGCTCAGCTGGAAGActccgacgaggagccgCCTAAAAAACGTAAGAAGCACGTGAAAAAAGAGACCAAGAAGCAAAAAGCACACACGCAGGAGCATGGGATCAGGAAATTCGACGGTCTGTAa
- a CDS encoding ATP-dependent RNA helicase CHL1 — protein MGEVVIHERRFNHPYTPYDVQVKLMEAIYDTLTGNYKVGIFESPTGTGKTLSIICSTMTWLRELKQRQNAIIDDDDDDEPEWVRQAYREKIVGRMVAEAREYERHLDELAKTQGKAIENKIKEKTHTRKQRKVIKEEDLVPEDYFEDETSEDRNTKIANEIKQLLAQVEGRPDTNDKATKINHCDSKIFFSSRTHSQLSQFGQQLRLTHFPSSLESVEEKTKYLALGSRKQLCINEKVSSLKDVQQINEACLELQRKKDGEKGCSYMPRPETEDLTTQFRDLTFSEIRDIEELHEIGSHYRVCPYYSLRRGMEIAEIVSMPYQLLLQKSTRQVLGLDLKNSIVVIDEAHNLLDTISSLNSATISLNELLKVRKALKSYTTKFASRLNAGNRINLAKLSKMITILAKFLMKDGEKKAAGTEINVTSIFDDTTGDLLNFHSLETYLTKSKIAYKLESYMEKIDENYKAGTPILFKIRSFLECLSNPSKSGKLFYDRDSADGIAMKYLLLDPSEAFRDVVEECKCVILAGGTMEPISDFINFLVPYVESKQIKHFSCDHIIPASNLDVYPVKSRQGVEFEFSFDKRNDKKMIDALGETILEMVAVVPDGMVVFFPSYKYLDQLVELWKKSGHYHRINQVKTIYTESRENAVDNVLQNYSQCILERRGAVLFAVVGGKMSEGINFSDELARAVAMVGLPFPNLMSGDLIAKRKYVESKTIEMGGSREDALANAREFYENICMKAVNQSVGRAIRNIRDYSVIYLIDVRYERPHIQKKLSGWIKKRIERGGELSEVIKQTKRFFMNK, from the coding sequence ATGGGGGAGGTGGTGATCCATGAACGACGATTTAATCACCCGTATACACCTTATGATGTCCAGGTGAAGCTCATGGAGGCGATCTATGACACTCTCACAGGAAATTATAAAGTCGGCATTTTCGAGAGCCCAACAGGAACAGGTAAGACGCTGTCTATCATCTGTTCGACAATGACGTGGTTACGCGAGCTGAAGCAGCGGCAGAACGCCATTAtcgacgatgatgacgatgacgagCCCGAATGGGTTCGCCAGGCGTACCGTGAGAAAATAGTTGGACGGATGGTCGCTGAGGCTCGGGAATACGAACGTCAtctcgacgagctggcgaAGACCCAAGGCAAAGCCATTGAGAATAAGATCAAAGAGAAAACACATACTCGCAAGCAAAGAAAGGTGATTAAAGAGGAGGATCTTGTCCCCGAGGATTATTTTGAGGACGAAACTTCAGAGGATagaaacacaaaaataGCTAACGAAATAAAGCAGCTCCTGGCTCAGGTGGAAGGCAGGCCGGACACAAATGACAAGGCGACGAAGATCAATCATTGTGACAGcaagatatttttctcttcGCGGACGCATTCGCAGCTGAGCCAGTTTGGACAGCAATTGAGACTCACCCATTTTCCGTCCTCTTTGGAAAGTGTCGAGGAGAAAACAAAGTATCTGGCATTAGgatccagaaaacagcTCTGCATTAACGAAAAAGTGAGCTCTTTAAAAGAcgtccagcagatcaaTGAAGCTTGTCTGGAGTTGCAAAGGAAGAAAGACGGAGAGAAGGGGTGCAGCTATATGCCAAGGCCAGAAACCGAAGATCTGACCACTCAGTTTCGCGACCTGACCTTCTCTGAAATTCGAGACATTGAGGAGTTGCACGAGATAGGCTCTCACTACAGAGTCTGTCCTTATTACAGTTTGCGACGAGGCATGGAAATTGCCGAAATTGTGTCCATGCCGTACCAACTCTTGCTTCAAAAATCGACCAGACAGGTTCTGGGGCtggatttgaaaaacagcattGTGGTAATAGACGAGGCCCATAATTTGCTAGATACAATATCTTCGCTCAATTCTGCCACTATCTCCCTCAACGAGTTGTTAAAGGTTCGCAAGGCGCTCAAGAGCTACACCACAAAGTTTGCTTCCCGATTGAATGCAGGAAACAGAATCAATCTCGCCAAGCTCAGTAAAATGATCACTATATTGGccaagtttttgatgaagGATGGCGAAAAGAAGGcagcaggaacagaaatCAACGTGACTTCGATCTTTGACGATACCACTGGTGATCTGCTCAATTTTCACTCCTTAGAGACGTATTTGACCAAGTCCAAAATTGCATATAAATTAGAGAGCTATATGGAAAAGATTGACGAAAACTACAAAGCTGGAACACCAATACTTTTCAAGATTCGATCCTTTCTAGAGTGTCTTTCCAATCCCTCGAAGAGTGGTAAATTGTTCTACGATAGGGATTCCGCTGATGGAATTGCCATGAAGTATCTTCTTTTAGATCCCAGCGAAGCATTTAGGGATGTTGTTGAAGAGTGCAAGTGTGTGATACTTGCAGGAGGAACAATGGAGCCAATTTCCGATTTTATCAATTTCCTCGTGCCCTATGTCGAATCCAAACAGATCAAACATTTCAGCTGTGACCACATCATTCCGGCTTCAAATTTGGATGTTTATCCGGTTAAGAGCCGTCAGGGGGTGGAGTTTGAATTTTCGTTCGATAAGAGAAACGATAAGAAAATGATCGATGCACTTGGCGAAACTATCTTGGAAATGGTTGCAGTCGTGCCTGATGGAATGGTTGTATTTTTTCCCAGTTACAAGTACTTGGACCAGCTAGTAGAAttgtggaaaaagagcgGGCACTATCACCGTATTAACCAGGTGAAAACTATTTATACAGAGTCAAGAGAGAACGCGGTGGATAACGTCTTGCAAAACTATTCTCAGTGCATACTTGAGCGCAGGGGAGCTGTTTTATTTGCCGTCGTGGGAGGAAAAATGTCGGAGGgaatcaatttttcagacgAGCTTGCGCGTGCAGTGGCGATGGTGGGTCttccttttccaaattTAATGAGTGGTGATCTGATAGCCAAGAGAAAATATGTGGAGTCGAAAACGATCGAGATGGGAGGCTCTCGCGAGGATGCGCTAGCGAATGCACGCGAGTTCTATGAGAACATTTGTATGAAGGCGGTGAACCAGAGTGTGGGGCGTGCCATCAGAAATATCAGAGATTACTCTGTGATTTACCTGATAGATGTTCGGTATGAACGACCACATATCCAGAAGAAGCTATCTGGTTGGATCAAAAAACGCATAGAACGTGGCGGAGAATTAAGCGAGGTCATCAAGCAAACGAAACGGTTTTTCATGAACAAATAA